The Corynebacterium poyangense genome includes a window with the following:
- a CDS encoding putative hydro-lyase, with product MENSDMTPAQVRERARTENMVTTAGYARGYMQANLLAVPQRYAFDFLVFAQRNPKPCPVVGVLEAGQLNSELFPGGDIRTDIPAYRIYRDGVFTEEKTNVLEEWSDDMVAFLIGCSFSFETALYDNGIPLAHIEQGRNVPMFNSCLPCAPAGIFSGNMVVSMRPIPQDRIVDAVRITSRYPEVHGAPVHIGDPASIGIDDLAQPDYGDAVDIPDGTVPVFWACGVTPQAIVMNSRPDFAITHAPGKMLVTDIRDMNYQIP from the coding sequence ATGGAGAATTCTGACATGACGCCAGCCCAGGTACGGGAACGTGCCCGTACTGAGAACATGGTTACTACCGCAGGCTATGCCCGGGGATATATGCAAGCTAATCTCTTAGCTGTTCCCCAACGTTATGCCTTTGATTTTTTAGTATTTGCGCAAAGAAATCCCAAACCCTGTCCTGTGGTGGGGGTCTTAGAAGCAGGTCAACTTAATTCTGAGCTGTTTCCTGGTGGGGACATCCGTACGGATATTCCGGCCTACCGGATTTACCGCGACGGAGTGTTTACTGAGGAAAAGACCAACGTCCTTGAAGAATGGTCAGATGATATGGTTGCCTTTCTTATTGGCTGTTCCTTTAGTTTTGAAACTGCGCTCTACGACAATGGTATTCCCCTGGCACACATAGAACAGGGTAGGAATGTGCCGATGTTTAATTCCTGTTTACCCTGTGCCCCGGCAGGTATCTTCTCCGGAAATATGGTGGTGTCCATGCGACCTATTCCACAGGATCGGATAGTTGATGCGGTGCGGATAACCTCGCGCTATCCAGAAGTTCATGGGGCGCCAGTGCACATTGGGGATCCGGCTAGCATTGGCATTGATGATCTTGCTCAGCCCGATTACGGAGATGCGGTAGATATTCCCGACGGAACCGTGCCGGTGTTTTGGGCCTGTGGCGTAACCCCTCAAGCAATAGTGATGAATTCACGCCCGGACTTCGCTATCACCCACGCCCCAGGGAAAATGCTGGTGACAGATATAAGAGATATGAACTATCAGATTCCCTGA
- a CDS encoding ATP-binding cassette domain-containing protein, with protein sequence MAKILELRNVCVAYGKTKVLDGVNACILPGRVYGLLGLNGAGKSTLFNAIVGLIPFSGSITFGDRQVDRTVIGASINGPAFYPQLSARGNLKVHALLTGTNPVRIEEVLDVVDLDSGSKRARSFSTGMKVRLALAMALLTDPPLLILDEPQNGLDPQGIKDLRLLIRRLAKEGKTVIISSHQLGEVAHMVDDVGILGQGTMKYEGPLNDVAEEGESLEDAFFRYSRDKS encoded by the coding sequence ATGGCAAAAATACTTGAGCTTCGCAACGTCTGTGTGGCCTATGGGAAAACGAAGGTATTGGACGGTGTGAATGCATGCATACTACCAGGTCGAGTATATGGATTGCTCGGGCTTAATGGTGCCGGCAAATCCACTCTTTTTAATGCGATTGTGGGGTTAATACCTTTCAGTGGGAGCATCACCTTCGGGGACCGGCAGGTGGATCGGACGGTGATCGGTGCCAGCATTAACGGACCTGCATTTTATCCGCAACTATCGGCGAGAGGAAACCTCAAAGTTCATGCTTTACTCACAGGCACCAACCCGGTGAGGATAGAGGAAGTTCTCGATGTCGTCGATCTTGATTCAGGGTCAAAACGAGCGCGAAGTTTTTCTACGGGGATGAAAGTTAGGTTGGCGTTGGCAATGGCTCTACTGACTGATCCGCCGCTGCTTATTCTAGATGAGCCGCAAAATGGACTAGACCCGCAAGGTATCAAGGATCTGCGTCTACTGATACGTCGGCTCGCAAAAGAAGGAAAAACTGTCATTATTTCTTCCCATCAACTGGGAGAAGTTGCGCACATGGTTGATGATGTTGGAATCCTCGGACAGGGCACGATGAAATACGAGGGACCCTTAAACGATGTTGCTGAAGAAGGCGAAAGTCTCGAAGATGCTTTTTTCCGCTATAGCAGGGACAAATCATGA
- a CDS encoding ATP-binding cassette domain-containing protein has protein sequence MSDPSRLGKVSQFQLDILALAFKVSPSRAFFVLVSHVSANVANILAPWFLGFLVASFGASESRSGHGGRGIFYAVLIYVALFCANMILRNIAIPSTEQLKIDLETNLSLRELRRSYTCSSKIRSRANDSEVTWAMQNAGRAAATAWENFVFGPLTAFVGILAGLIMVTKTGGWITGGVFLLACLGYILVSSPLVRRHRNRSAEFVALDNNSHSHTVDVVAMWREAKIFGVNGWLEEHFLNLRRSLASAGIARARATRNLYLAQSVILSIAMLALIYSVALSGKVGPDLVGNIVAVSGICTASIMSLQSLGFGFSAIVQAEAQWKGAIAVLENTQSELPISSANFSGLVPCVAGRPTWVIGPSGAGKSSLLEELLGLRGTSSQLERIVNEEDVPVVAKGRVAYLPQENRLIGATVEDNIRLGRDGGETETLLERLGLDAFTQRGQRSREALKPTSSSTSGGESRRIVLLRTLLDDDAELIVLDEPTAGLDQGWSDIVWELIIEKAASTPVIVATHDSRAPRSDSDPVVWVSPRK, from the coding sequence ATGTCAGACCCGTCCCGTTTGGGTAAAGTTTCTCAGTTCCAATTAGATATTTTGGCGCTAGCTTTTAAGGTTTCGCCATCTCGTGCTTTCTTCGTGCTAGTCAGTCACGTTTCAGCTAACGTCGCAAACATCCTAGCTCCCTGGTTCCTCGGTTTTCTTGTGGCCAGCTTCGGCGCCTCCGAGTCCCGAAGTGGGCATGGCGGTAGAGGTATTTTCTACGCTGTACTCATTTATGTTGCTCTATTCTGCGCCAATATGATCCTCCGGAATATTGCGATTCCCTCCACGGAACAACTCAAGATCGATCTGGAAACAAATCTGTCGCTCCGTGAGCTGAGGCGTTCCTACACTTGCTCATCGAAAATTCGATCAAGGGCGAATGATTCAGAAGTAACATGGGCGATGCAGAATGCAGGCCGCGCTGCTGCCACAGCATGGGAAAACTTTGTTTTTGGACCGTTGACAGCCTTCGTCGGAATCTTGGCTGGCCTCATCATGGTGACCAAGACTGGTGGCTGGATCACTGGAGGAGTGTTCCTACTCGCTTGTCTCGGATACATACTGGTCAGCTCTCCGTTGGTCCGACGTCACAGAAACCGGAGCGCAGAATTTGTTGCTCTAGATAATAATTCCCACAGTCACACCGTAGATGTCGTGGCTATGTGGCGTGAAGCAAAGATCTTCGGGGTGAACGGTTGGCTCGAAGAGCACTTCCTTAACTTACGACGATCTCTTGCAAGCGCGGGAATCGCCCGCGCTCGTGCAACACGCAACCTCTATCTCGCCCAGTCCGTGATCTTGTCGATCGCGATGCTGGCGCTAATTTACTCGGTTGCGCTATCCGGCAAGGTTGGTCCCGACCTCGTCGGAAATATTGTTGCTGTGTCTGGTATCTGCACGGCAAGTATTATGTCGCTCCAATCGCTAGGATTTGGCTTCTCCGCGATTGTGCAGGCAGAAGCCCAGTGGAAGGGTGCAATCGCCGTGCTAGAGAATACCCAGAGCGAATTACCCATATCTTCTGCAAACTTTTCTGGCCTCGTTCCGTGCGTTGCTGGACGCCCTACGTGGGTCATTGGCCCCAGTGGGGCTGGCAAGTCCAGTCTGCTTGAAGAGCTTCTTGGCCTTCGGGGTACCAGCTCCCAGCTAGAGCGGATTGTTAACGAAGAAGACGTACCTGTGGTAGCTAAAGGCCGAGTCGCTTATCTCCCTCAGGAGAATAGGCTGATCGGTGCCACTGTGGAAGATAACATCCGACTTGGTAGGGATGGCGGTGAAACTGAAACACTACTCGAAAGGCTAGGACTGGACGCGTTCACACAACGAGGGCAACGGAGCCGCGAAGCTCTCAAACCCACATCTTCAAGTACCTCGGGTGGCGAATCCCGGCGGATCGTGCTGCTTCGCACGCTGCTTGACGATGACGCTGAACTCATAGTGCTGGACGAACCCACAGCAGGTTTGGATCAAGGTTGGTCTGACATTGTGTGGGAGCTCATTATCGAGAAGGCCGCCTCGACTCCGGTGATCGTGGCGACCCATGATTCCCGCGCCCCCAGGTCTGACTCGGACCCCGTTGTGTGGGTGAGCCCTCGGAAGTGA
- a CDS encoding sensor histidine kinase yields the protein MNITKDDGVNPPLLDPLDWRSRTRIWCGIFPISDIAWTSLFLLSTAISIHPIILFGPLKWYIFDLLIHIGITVAAIFRKIYIQYSAAAITVLFLLFLLVTALTPVNLGISPILFAAPLSLWTVTRWGSGSIFFLLLASAGAVVNPGVFAPPILGGFAPQRIIIFGIPAVVLVVGCYAHAQWLRNQAVKRYNEVTNATLHQRITLSRELHDVVGHGLTAIKVTAQTALYLDQPRESLTQILELTERSLADVRALVETLNGSDIPNADPAMIPYFIQHSGIHADLPDNLTVAQSWPLRYRIALVRAVQEICTNALKHGASPGTLALDINSEGFVLEAHNPVGKSGVGTGSGLSNIRDRISGIGTMHYEVHDGWFTLRICVP from the coding sequence ATGAACATCACCAAAGATGATGGGGTTAATCCACCCTTATTAGACCCTTTGGACTGGCGGTCCAGAACACGGATTTGGTGCGGAATTTTTCCAATATCAGATATTGCCTGGACTAGTTTATTTCTCCTGAGCACAGCCATCTCAATTCATCCGATTATTCTTTTCGGACCGCTAAAGTGGTATATATTTGACCTGCTCATCCACATCGGAATCACTGTCGCAGCTATTTTTCGAAAAATCTATATACAATATTCTGCTGCTGCCATTACAGTACTCTTCCTTCTTTTTCTTCTCGTTACTGCACTAACCCCAGTTAATTTAGGAATAAGTCCAATACTTTTCGCTGCACCGCTAAGTCTATGGACAGTTACTAGATGGGGTTCTGGCAGTATATTTTTCCTTCTTCTCGCATCCGCTGGGGCTGTCGTAAATCCCGGGGTCTTCGCACCCCCTATCCTAGGAGGTTTCGCTCCCCAACGAATTATCATATTCGGCATCCCCGCGGTGGTCCTGGTAGTGGGGTGTTACGCACATGCTCAGTGGCTAAGAAACCAAGCCGTCAAGAGATATAACGAGGTCACTAATGCTACTTTGCACCAGCGGATTACCTTGTCTCGTGAACTGCATGATGTTGTGGGCCACGGACTAACAGCTATTAAGGTCACTGCCCAAACAGCTCTATATTTGGACCAACCTCGTGAGAGTTTAACGCAGATCCTTGAGCTCACCGAGCGTTCCCTTGCTGATGTTCGCGCGTTAGTTGAAACTCTGAATGGCTCTGATATCCCCAACGCTGACCCAGCAATGATCCCATACTTCATACAACACAGTGGGATTCACGCTGATTTACCGGACAATCTCACTGTGGCACAGTCGTGGCCTTTGCGGTATCGCATTGCCCTGGTTCGGGCGGTCCAGGAAATATGTACTAACGCTCTTAAACATGGAGCTTCACCAGGAACTCTGGCATTGGATATCAACTCAGAAGGCTTTGTTCTTGAGGCACATAATCCGGTTGGCAAATCCGGCGTTGGAACTGGCTCTGGGCTCAGTAATATTCGGGACCGTATATCGGGAATAGGTACGATGCATTATGAAGTTCATGATGGCTGGTTCACGCTGAGGATATGTGTGCCATGA
- a CDS encoding response regulator, with translation MIRVLIAEDQAAIRAAFSALISAQPDMTVVYAARNGLEAISHPADVAVLDIRMPIMDGIEAARKLQCPALMLTTFREESLILAALEAGAQGFLLKDSSPEMLLDAIRRIARGESYLDPTITATVLKHVHSSQTSVSTPGMTERESEILTLICQGLSNRRIADHLKIAETTVKTHIKNLLRKTDTSDRVNLVIWAARHDLI, from the coding sequence ATGATTAGAGTGCTTATTGCCGAAGATCAAGCTGCAATACGAGCCGCTTTTAGTGCCTTGATTTCCGCCCAACCCGACATGACGGTGGTTTATGCCGCGCGCAATGGCCTTGAAGCTATCTCACATCCGGCTGATGTCGCTGTACTTGACATTCGTATGCCGATTATGGATGGCATCGAAGCTGCCCGGAAGCTGCAATGCCCTGCCCTGATGCTTACTACCTTTCGCGAGGAATCACTGATTCTGGCTGCTCTTGAAGCAGGTGCACAAGGTTTTCTGCTTAAGGATTCCTCTCCAGAAATGCTGCTTGACGCTATCCGACGCATTGCCCGCGGTGAAAGTTATTTAGATCCGACGATTACAGCAACCGTTCTGAAGCATGTTCACTCTTCACAAACTTCAGTATCTACACCAGGAATGACTGAACGTGAGTCAGAGATTTTGACACTTATCTGCCAAGGGTTGAGTAATCGTAGAATCGCTGATCACTTGAAGATCGCAGAAACAACGGTAAAAACACATATCAAGAATCTATTGAGAAAAACTGACACCTCTGACCGAGTGAATTTGGTGATTTGGGCTGCTCGCCACGATCTTATCTAG
- a CDS encoding dihydroxyacetone kinase family protein — MAKNSEIRSFLNEPDHFLPESLGGLVAATPSLRWDSRGFLHHKNSAVDKNSQPAVAVISGGGSGHEPLHAGFIGEGMLYAAVPGLMFTSPNAVQITEATRAADNGRGVVHIVKNYTGDVMNFHVAREHCQDIHTEFVLVDDDVATNTQDEDDGPGRRGTAATIFVEKVAGAAAWMGKNISEVSEVARWVAQNSRSMAAAMSPGHAPTTGNSTFDLPSGHMEVGVGIHGERGTDTQPATDAHTISANLLNAILEDLHLQPQEEVALLINGLGGTTSLELHLVFGQCLQLLEKQNIKVRRGLVGNFVTSVNMAGLSITLTRVTEEILELFDAPTTAPAWPQTIAHDPHYEVAKPEFGLEQPTQGVKNIPYTRFTQRVVEHIEELTDLDRQAGDGDFGHNMAAALRDLSLPLHGSDSDVAEFLSRRFLVRAGGTSGAVFGTLFHHLAQGSLTDACQAVQDLGGAKKGDRTVVDALQPAAEAEAAGKSAAEIIAASQKGAESTALLQAKKGRASYLGKRSQGIIDPGALVVSWLVEALYQH; from the coding sequence ATGGCTAAGAATTCTGAAATCCGTTCCTTTCTTAATGAACCTGATCACTTTCTGCCTGAGTCCCTGGGCGGTCTTGTTGCGGCAACCCCTAGTTTGCGCTGGGATTCCCGGGGTTTTCTTCACCATAAGAATTCTGCCGTTGATAAAAACTCGCAACCGGCTGTGGCCGTTATTTCTGGTGGCGGTTCTGGGCATGAACCCCTCCACGCTGGGTTTATTGGTGAGGGGATGCTGTACGCCGCTGTTCCAGGGCTCATGTTCACGTCTCCCAACGCGGTGCAAATCACCGAAGCCACCCGCGCGGCAGATAATGGTCGCGGAGTGGTGCACATCGTGAAAAACTACACCGGCGATGTCATGAATTTTCATGTTGCCCGTGAACACTGCCAGGACATCCATACTGAATTTGTCCTGGTCGATGATGATGTTGCCACCAACACTCAGGATGAAGATGACGGCCCTGGGCGTCGAGGCACCGCCGCCACGATTTTTGTAGAAAAGGTTGCTGGGGCTGCTGCCTGGATGGGTAAGAATATTTCGGAGGTTAGTGAGGTTGCCCGCTGGGTAGCCCAGAACTCCCGTTCCATGGCCGCCGCAATGTCCCCTGGCCATGCCCCTACCACGGGTAATAGCACATTTGATTTGCCCTCCGGCCATATGGAGGTAGGCGTCGGAATCCATGGAGAACGCGGTACCGATACCCAGCCAGCTACGGATGCCCACACCATTAGCGCAAATCTCCTCAATGCAATTCTTGAAGACCTTCATCTCCAGCCCCAGGAGGAGGTCGCTCTGCTGATCAACGGGTTAGGTGGCACCACCTCTTTGGAACTCCACCTAGTCTTTGGACAATGCCTTCAGCTTTTAGAAAAGCAGAATATTAAGGTCCGACGCGGACTTGTCGGGAATTTTGTGACCTCGGTAAATATGGCGGGACTATCCATTACTCTTACTCGAGTCACCGAGGAGATCCTCGAATTATTTGATGCTCCCACTACCGCCCCAGCTTGGCCACAGACCATAGCCCATGATCCTCATTATGAGGTTGCCAAACCTGAATTTGGTCTAGAGCAGCCCACCCAAGGTGTAAAGAATATCCCCTATACCCGCTTTACCCAGCGGGTTGTGGAACATATCGAGGAACTCACCGATTTAGATCGACAAGCTGGCGATGGAGATTTCGGGCACAATATGGCGGCGGCTTTGCGCGACCTTTCCCTCCCCCTTCACGGCAGCGACTCCGACGTAGCGGAATTTCTTTCTCGTCGCTTCCTAGTCAGGGCAGGCGGAACAAGTGGCGCAGTCTTTGGAACTCTTTTCCACCATTTAGCACAAGGATCTTTAACCGACGCTTGCCAAGCAGTGCAGGATCTTGGCGGTGCGAAAAAAGGGGATCGCACAGTAGTGGATGCCTTGCAACCAGCTGCTGAAGCAGAAGCTGCGGGAAAATCCGCCGCCGAGATTATAGCTGCTAGCCAGAAAGGTGCGGAGTCCACCGCTTTACTTCAAGCGAAGAAAGGCCGGGCATCATATCTGGGGAAACGGTCTCAGGGGATTATAGATCCCGGCGCACTTGTGGTTTCTTGGCTGGTAGAAGCCCTATACCAGCACTAA
- a CDS encoding LGFP repeat-containing protein, protein MHWRRTIFTLAISITLGVCADQSAVAAPSLTRDTDRQNNTSSQVEAFLGTEDSPTVDSESDSMSLSQPITPSYITNAVNEATYTDDPVSFGEVGGLTQEEVEAAQQIARETLADGNPKQTVSPGLMWSDRIGLPPGADKTTADQAEIEFARDKAERDAVEQARREGRLVGTDRSENCVSVPFNPHQVCGAIGERYQQLGGVTSWLLWPVSGEIMNPDGVGYRQEFKNGYIYWHPSTGAHAIAINNYRVWAKNGFETGWLGYPVGGEVPVKGSSPLEGELNGWVQQFQGGRLYRTPVTQGSRVAAITGEILKRWEAIGGPSSVLGFPVSDETAAPDNRGRFNVFQFGSLWWHPETGAWEVPQSVDTLWNLADGVTGPYGYPIGETKVNEYHIPYETPFQHDTLNIWTELDKDEWVQTPDGKTVSKLLLQIMGGNQASSRQGRAIGDEFTDPATGEKLKIVKEGKNSYGEDEIRLSNGKGSHVSTCSWSYHSLDSNPFVKVPTDYRYIACHMPRRYTPQNSPALKNYYINDEKLSLHDFCSISPDWWAAQTEEANPVSGNSPVADLRGPCARHDQCYEKMLKPGGVRSFEMRHECDKRLRADIFETSKPMGFEAANRVSTLYYLTVFHVQGTKPGSPRWP, encoded by the coding sequence ATGCATTGGCGACGCACAATTTTTACACTGGCGATATCTATAACACTAGGGGTGTGCGCTGATCAGTCCGCTGTAGCAGCCCCTTCACTAACCAGAGACACTGATCGGCAAAACAACACTAGCTCGCAAGTAGAGGCATTTTTAGGCACAGAAGATTCTCCAACAGTAGACAGCGAAAGTGACAGCATGTCGCTCAGTCAACCTATAACGCCGAGTTATATTACCAACGCTGTAAACGAGGCTACCTACACCGACGATCCGGTCAGTTTCGGAGAAGTGGGCGGGCTAACCCAAGAGGAAGTGGAAGCTGCGCAGCAAATAGCTAGGGAAACACTTGCTGATGGAAATCCAAAGCAAACTGTCTCTCCGGGACTGATGTGGTCGGATCGTATTGGCCTTCCTCCCGGAGCTGATAAGACTACGGCGGATCAAGCTGAGATAGAGTTTGCCCGGGACAAAGCTGAACGTGACGCAGTTGAGCAGGCTCGCCGCGAAGGACGGTTGGTCGGCACAGACCGTAGCGAAAACTGCGTTAGCGTTCCGTTTAATCCGCATCAGGTGTGCGGCGCGATTGGTGAGCGCTACCAGCAGCTTGGTGGAGTAACCAGTTGGCTACTCTGGCCAGTGTCGGGGGAGATTATGAATCCGGATGGGGTGGGTTATAGACAGGAATTCAAAAACGGTTATATCTATTGGCATCCCTCGACCGGGGCTCATGCTATAGCAATTAATAATTATCGTGTATGGGCCAAAAACGGGTTCGAAACCGGGTGGTTGGGTTACCCGGTGGGTGGAGAAGTACCAGTGAAGGGATCTTCTCCCCTAGAAGGTGAATTGAACGGATGGGTGCAGCAATTCCAAGGCGGCAGATTGTACCGTACTCCAGTTACGCAGGGCTCGCGGGTTGCTGCCATTACAGGTGAAATTTTAAAACGTTGGGAAGCAATAGGAGGACCGTCAAGCGTGCTAGGCTTCCCGGTGAGTGACGAGACCGCCGCGCCAGACAATAGGGGCAGGTTTAACGTCTTTCAGTTTGGATCATTGTGGTGGCATCCAGAGACGGGAGCGTGGGAGGTTCCACAATCGGTAGATACTTTATGGAACTTAGCTGACGGGGTCACTGGCCCGTATGGATATCCTATTGGCGAGACCAAAGTGAATGAGTATCACATTCCTTACGAAACTCCTTTCCAACACGACACACTCAATATTTGGACTGAGCTAGATAAAGATGAGTGGGTACAAACTCCCGACGGAAAGACAGTATCCAAGCTTCTACTTCAGATTATGGGCGGCAACCAAGCATCTTCTCGCCAGGGTAGAGCTATAGGAGATGAGTTCACAGATCCGGCTACTGGTGAAAAACTAAAGATTGTGAAGGAAGGCAAAAACTCTTATGGAGAGGATGAGATACGGCTATCTAATGGCAAAGGAAGTCATGTTTCCACCTGCTCCTGGTCATACCATTCCCTTGATTCAAATCCTTTCGTGAAGGTTCCAACGGACTACAGGTATATAGCCTGCCACATGCCAAGGCGCTACACCCCACAGAATTCGCCAGCCCTAAAGAACTATTACATTAACGATGAAAAACTGAGCCTTCATGACTTCTGTTCAATCAGCCCCGACTGGTGGGCTGCGCAAACCGAAGAAGCGAACCCCGTATCAGGAAATTCACCTGTGGCGGATTTGAGAGGCCCATGCGCACGGCATGACCAGTGCTATGAAAAAATGCTGAAGCCCGGTGGCGTCCGAAGCTTTGAAATGAGGCACGAATGTGACAAACGGCTAAGAGCGGACATCTTTGAGACCAGTAAACCTATGGGTTTTGAAGCGGCAAACAGGGTTTCAACTTTGTATTACTTAACAGTCTTTCATGTGCAGGGAACTAAACCAGGATCACCTCGGTGGCCATGA
- a CDS encoding ABC-2 family transporter permease produces MKFLRAEIIRSWLSFRMATPLIVFLSAAQAWSINSGIQAHGGVGGLTTLHLYQAGIILPLGLITPVITEYSEYRQRYGGLLWRPEHRWSVQMSRLAVVLGYISIGHLFAPLPLVGFSWKFFLLETVIFLGAYGVGLLLWSLSGKVSMVIAPVLGIIWDILSVYRAESPNWFLNPLCWAMRASLKVFGVHANSVPAEPEDLVGIDPVLPAVLHLIVGVVCWCVGVSLIRHRVRTKGHDRLIRDVRVGNQVRTSQWRALAIALPWKGWAVLSVMMITLLLIMRMRYGAETASGFYSLICLPLGTTIAGITAWHAHQDAWRGLLFRPGHRTLFRTLLLLVYVPLLVVFSLGGMFIGMNSPLPYQVMVMPGIVAMILVVVAFSAVISEGLAIAGSFLIFIWSLMAGASVLAESGWWWISAPWAWDWVVHEHPEYWLIIVAITWFVALIVGAISNRRMSAKPR; encoded by the coding sequence ATGAAGTTTCTACGTGCAGAGATAATTCGCTCCTGGCTCAGCTTCCGAATGGCTACTCCACTAATTGTCTTTCTCAGCGCTGCTCAAGCCTGGAGCATAAACTCAGGAATCCAAGCACATGGGGGAGTGGGAGGTTTAACGACTCTACATCTCTATCAAGCCGGGATCATCCTGCCGCTAGGGCTCATTACCCCCGTAATCACTGAATACAGTGAATATCGTCAAAGATATGGTGGGCTCTTGTGGCGCCCGGAGCACCGATGGAGTGTTCAAATGTCTCGGCTTGCCGTGGTTTTAGGTTACATTTCGATAGGCCATCTCTTCGCGCCTCTTCCACTTGTTGGATTCAGCTGGAAGTTTTTCCTGCTAGAAACAGTCATCTTCCTTGGCGCCTACGGAGTGGGCCTGCTTCTCTGGAGTCTAAGCGGCAAAGTAAGCATGGTAATAGCTCCTGTGCTCGGCATTATCTGGGATATCTTGTCGGTGTACCGAGCGGAGTCACCGAATTGGTTCCTTAACCCGCTGTGCTGGGCTATGAGAGCTAGCCTAAAAGTCTTTGGGGTTCACGCTAATTCTGTACCTGCTGAACCCGAGGACTTGGTAGGTATCGACCCAGTTCTACCTGCAGTTCTTCATCTCATCGTAGGCGTCGTATGTTGGTGCGTCGGAGTTTCGTTGATCCGCCATCGGGTTAGAACTAAGGGCCATGACCGTCTCATCAGGGATGTTCGAGTGGGGAACCAAGTACGTACCTCCCAATGGAGAGCACTTGCAATAGCATTGCCCTGGAAAGGGTGGGCGGTCTTGAGCGTAATGATGATTACGTTGCTGCTTATCATGCGGATGCGTTATGGAGCTGAAACGGCAAGCGGATTTTATTCGCTTATCTGTTTACCACTAGGAACAACGATCGCTGGAATCACGGCCTGGCATGCCCATCAAGACGCATGGCGTGGTTTACTCTTTCGCCCAGGACACAGGACACTATTCAGAACCCTATTGCTGCTCGTTTATGTACCGCTGCTAGTAGTGTTTTCACTGGGTGGCATGTTTATTGGAATGAATTCTCCCTTGCCATATCAGGTAATGGTTATGCCGGGAATCGTGGCCATGATATTGGTTGTTGTTGCATTTTCGGCAGTGATATCAGAGGGTCTAGCAATCGCCGGTTCATTCCTCATCTTCATCTGGAGCCTTATGGCTGGTGCCAGTGTGCTTGCTGAATCAGGTTGGTGGTGGATATCTGCACCCTGGGCTTGGGATTGGGTGGTTCATGAGCACCCAGAATACTGGCTAATTATAGTTGCTATAACTTGGTTCGTAGCGCTGATTGTTGGTGCTATCAGCAACCGGAGAATGTCAGCAAAACCTAGATAA